A single bacterium DNA region contains:
- a CDS encoding DNA ligase has translation MNAETISLFYRCGSSDKEYRASIEPKDGLFVVNFAYGRRNSTLQTGSKTSSPVDYAMARRIYDKLVKEKMAKGYTPGPDGTPYQHSEKTQQVSGILPQLLTPIDEADVEQFINNTAHCAQEKYDGKRSIIQKQDVACHGINKKGLIIGLSSVVLHEVRNIPGVFVMDGESIGDMFYAFDLLELNGEDLRPLPYNRRLLELMNLLASAQHPHIELAETAFEPQQKRTLLERLKKENREGIVFKKLDAPYVAGKPCCGCGHQLKCKFYATASFIVGKVNDKRSVMLQLYSGSMLFNSGNVTIPANKQVPRVGAIVEVRYLYAYKESGCIYQPVYLWERDDIEPEDCTVDQLKYKPAGAEDEA, from the coding sequence ATGAACGCAGAAACCATCAGCCTGTTCTACCGTTGCGGCAGCAGCGACAAGGAATACAGAGCCAGCATCGAACCGAAGGACGGCCTGTTTGTCGTCAACTTTGCTTACGGCCGCCGGAATAGCACCCTCCAGACCGGCTCGAAGACTTCCAGCCCGGTGGATTACGCCATGGCAAGGAGGATTTACGACAAGCTGGTGAAGGAGAAGATGGCCAAGGGATATACGCCCGGTCCCGATGGCACGCCGTATCAGCACAGCGAGAAAACCCAACAGGTGTCGGGCATCCTGCCGCAGTTGCTCACACCGATAGACGAAGCCGACGTGGAGCAGTTCATCAACAACACCGCGCACTGCGCCCAAGAGAAATACGATGGCAAACGCAGTATCATCCAGAAGCAGGATGTGGCCTGTCACGGCATCAACAAGAAAGGCCTCATCATCGGGCTGTCTTCAGTGGTGCTTCACGAGGTCCGGAACATCCCTGGCGTCTTCGTCATGGATGGCGAGAGCATTGGAGATATGTTCTACGCCTTCGATTTGCTGGAACTGAATGGCGAGGACCTGAGACCGTTGCCCTACAATCGTCGGTTGCTGGAACTGATGAACCTGCTGGCTTCTGCCCAGCATCCTCACATCGAACTGGCGGAGACAGCGTTCGAGCCGCAGCAGAAGAGAACCTTGCTGGAACGTCTCAAGAAGGAGAACCGGGAAGGCATCGTGTTCAAGAAACTCGACGCTCCGTATGTCGCCGGGAAACCCTGCTGCGGTTGTGGACATCAGCTCAAGTGCAAGTTCTACGCCACGGCTTCGTTCATCGTTGGCAAGGTCAACGACAAGCGGAGTGTGATGTTGCAGCTCTACAGCGGTTCGATGCTGTTCAACTCCGGCAACGTCACGATCCCCGCCAACAAGCAGGTTCCACGGGTTGGAGCCATCGTCGAGGTCCGGTATCTCTACGCCTACAAGGAGAGCGGTTGCATCTACCAGCCGGTCT